A single region of the Streptomyces sp. NBC_01262 genome encodes:
- a CDS encoding zinc ribbon domain-containing protein YjdM: MIENIPRCPKCSGEYTYEMDSLVVCPECGHEWVPAEGGTASGAPAERVVKDSVGNVLQNGDSVVVVKALKVKGSPSGIKAGTKVRNIRLVEGVDGHDIDCKIDGFGAMQLKSSVVKKG, translated from the coding sequence GTGATCGAGAATATTCCCCGGTGTCCGAAGTGCTCCGGTGAGTACACCTACGAGATGGACTCCCTGGTGGTGTGCCCGGAGTGCGGCCACGAGTGGGTGCCCGCCGAGGGCGGCACGGCTTCCGGCGCCCCTGCGGAGCGGGTCGTCAAGGACTCCGTCGGCAATGTGCTGCAGAACGGCGACTCCGTGGTCGTGGTGAAGGCGCTCAAGGTCAAGGGGAGTCCCTCGGGGATAAAGGCCGGCACGAAGGTGCGCAACATCCGGCTGGTGGAGGGAGTCGACGGCCACGACATCGACTGCAAGATCGACGGTTTCGGGGCGATGCAGCTCAAGTCGAGCGTGGTCAAGAAGGGCTGA
- a CDS encoding DUF2306 domain-containing protein, with amino-acid sequence MTLAVPRRRRKQISWAVIAVSAIGIAVYSAPAYLTGDTSLSRIPINPDIAVHYLSIVVHALPACLVLFIGPFQFAATLRARRPALHRILGRVYMISMVIASIAAIAAATFTTSGFSVQVAFYLLTAAWLYSLAMGFRSIRQGQVQLHRIWMIRNYALTFAAVVLRVFLGIGLLLQAGPFPWLSFDDIYPASVWASIVVCAVYAEYFIIQKTLTPLLRRRERGPEAPVRAASTP; translated from the coding sequence ATGACCCTCGCCGTCCCCCGCCGCCGCAGGAAACAGATCAGCTGGGCCGTGATCGCGGTGTCCGCCATCGGGATCGCCGTCTACTCGGCGCCCGCCTACCTCACCGGCGACACGTCGCTGAGCCGGATTCCCATCAACCCGGACATCGCGGTGCACTACCTGTCCATCGTGGTGCACGCCTTGCCCGCATGCCTGGTGCTGTTCATCGGACCGTTCCAGTTCGCGGCCACCCTGCGCGCCCGCCGTCCGGCACTGCACCGCATACTCGGCCGCGTCTACATGATCAGCATGGTCATCGCCTCGATCGCGGCCATCGCGGCGGCCACCTTCACCACCTCCGGCTTCTCCGTCCAGGTCGCCTTCTACCTGCTCACCGCCGCGTGGCTCTACAGCCTCGCGATGGGATTCCGCAGCATCCGGCAGGGCCAGGTCCAGTTGCACCGCATCTGGATGATCCGCAACTACGCCCTGACCTTCGCCGCCGTCGTGCTGCGCGTCTTCCTGGGCATCGGCCTGCTCCTGCAGGCGGGACCGTTCCCGTGGCTGTCCTTCGACGACATCTACCCCGCCAGCGTCTGGGCTTCGATCGTCGTCTGCGCGGTGTACGCGGAGTACTTCATCATCCAGAAGACCCTCACCCCCCTGCTGCGCAGGCGGGAACGCGGCCCGGAGGCACCGGTGCGCGCCGCGAGCACGCCGTAA
- a CDS encoding ATP-binding protein, giving the protein MLFVARQAELHAIEQVTRAAEDGRGGALALVGEAGMGKSALLDAAVGALDGWLVLRAGGTEFERDLPYAALHQLCAPVLGHRAGLPEVQRQALESVFGLGGGTAPSPLIVRLAVLGLLHELARHRPVCCVVDDAHWIDAGTRQVLAFVARRVAAERIAMVFAGRDCGPGTRVPDLPHLSLPGLDDEDARALLRSTARAGLDDEVIDRILAEAGGNPLALLEFGRVAAGPLGLPGGRDGPRAGVVDVLEDEFARRLRRLPAATRTLVVLAAAEPVGDLALLRRAAKRLDLDPAGLADAEDDGLVFLGPRLRFRHPLVRSAVYRQAAPATRRSVHAALADATDPDTDLDRRAWHRAHAVIDTDEDVATELVRAADRAQLRGGIAAASAFLERAAHLTPDPGRRAERLLAAAGSRLRAGAPVEARELVTRAERRPLAPGERAEARLQHALIDFHVERSANATAALVDAAAGLDPDRARETYLEAFASAMFVDRLPGRLRQLGVRIRAQAPPRRQSARPVDLLLDALLDQVLLPVEEAVPAMRRAVDAFRTAADGASASPWWMELACLMAIDLRDDEAMEVLSTRQVELARRQGAYAVLPQALRCHAVARTALGRHGEAAASLEEARAVDEAAGTVKLAFGELILAAWRGDVDRVGDLRAALHHRLGREDVVAELYATAVLSNGLGDCAAALDAALDAQEQQRRGSYVIWSLNQELVEAAARTGRPGCAATALNRIEAVARTSRTAWAVATHLLAQALLEPGSAGTDGRYREAIDLFARTGVRVYHARARLTYGEWLRREGRRAEARVELRAAHEALSAIGADAFADRAARELVATGERPRRDGTSPLGLLTAQERLIAGKVAAGETSREVAATLFLSPRTIDTHLRNVYRKLGISSRRQLRDLSR; this is encoded by the coding sequence CGGTGCTCGGGCACCGCGCCGGCCTTCCGGAGGTGCAGCGGCAGGCGCTCGAATCGGTGTTCGGGCTCGGCGGCGGGACGGCACCGAGCCCGCTGATTGTCCGGCTCGCCGTGCTCGGTCTGCTGCATGAACTCGCCCGGCACCGTCCGGTGTGCTGCGTGGTGGACGACGCCCACTGGATCGACGCCGGTACCCGGCAGGTCCTGGCCTTCGTCGCACGGCGCGTCGCCGCCGAGCGGATCGCGATGGTGTTCGCCGGACGGGACTGCGGTCCCGGGACCCGGGTCCCCGATCTCCCGCACCTGTCGCTGCCCGGTCTCGACGACGAGGACGCACGGGCACTGCTCCGGTCGACGGCACGAGCCGGCCTGGACGACGAGGTGATCGACCGGATCCTGGCCGAGGCCGGCGGCAATCCGCTGGCCCTGCTGGAGTTCGGGCGCGTGGCCGCCGGGCCGCTGGGCCTGCCCGGCGGTCGTGACGGACCGCGGGCCGGCGTCGTGGACGTACTGGAGGACGAGTTCGCCCGCCGCCTACGGCGGTTGCCGGCCGCGACACGGACGCTGGTGGTGCTCGCCGCGGCGGAACCCGTCGGCGACCTGGCCCTGTTGCGCCGCGCGGCCAAGCGCCTGGACCTGGACCCGGCCGGGCTGGCCGACGCGGAGGACGACGGGCTGGTGTTCCTCGGGCCCCGGCTGCGCTTCCGGCATCCGCTCGTGCGTTCCGCCGTCTACCGGCAGGCCGCCCCGGCCACCCGCCGAAGCGTGCACGCCGCGCTCGCCGACGCGACCGATCCGGACACAGATCTCGACCGCCGCGCCTGGCACCGGGCCCACGCGGTCATCGACACCGACGAGGACGTCGCCACGGAGCTGGTCCGGGCGGCCGACCGGGCACAGCTGCGCGGTGGTATCGCCGCGGCCTCGGCGTTTCTCGAACGCGCGGCGCACCTGACACCCGATCCGGGGCGGCGGGCCGAGCGGCTGCTCGCCGCGGCAGGGTCCCGGCTGCGGGCCGGCGCACCGGTCGAGGCGCGCGAACTGGTCACACGGGCCGAGCGGCGCCCGCTGGCACCGGGGGAGCGCGCCGAAGCCCGTCTGCAGCATGCCCTGATCGACTTCCACGTCGAGCGCAGCGCGAACGCCACCGCCGCGCTCGTGGACGCCGCCGCCGGCCTCGACCCCGACCGGGCCAGGGAGACCTACCTCGAAGCCTTCGCGTCCGCGATGTTCGTCGACCGCCTGCCGGGTCGCCTGCGGCAGCTCGGCGTCCGTATCCGCGCACAGGCACCGCCGCGGCGGCAGTCGGCGCGACCGGTCGACCTGCTGCTGGACGCGCTGCTCGACCAGGTGCTGCTGCCCGTCGAGGAGGCGGTGCCCGCGATGAGACGCGCGGTCGACGCGTTCCGTACAGCCGCCGACGGCGCGTCCGCGAGCCCGTGGTGGATGGAGCTCGCCTGCCTGATGGCCATCGACCTGCGCGACGACGAGGCGATGGAGGTGCTCTCCACCCGCCAGGTGGAACTGGCCCGCAGGCAGGGCGCCTACGCCGTACTGCCGCAGGCCCTGCGCTGCCACGCCGTCGCCAGGACGGCGCTGGGCCGGCACGGCGAAGCGGCCGCGAGCCTGGAGGAGGCCCGCGCGGTCGACGAGGCGGCCGGCACCGTCAAACTCGCCTTCGGCGAACTCATCCTCGCCGCCTGGCGCGGCGACGTCGACCGCGTTGGCGATCTGCGGGCGGCGCTGCACCACCGCCTCGGCCGCGAGGACGTGGTGGCCGAGCTCTACGCCACCGCGGTACTGAGCAACGGGCTCGGCGACTGCGCCGCCGCGCTCGATGCCGCGCTCGACGCCCAGGAACAGCAACGACGCGGCTCCTACGTCATCTGGAGCCTCAATCAGGAACTCGTGGAGGCGGCCGCGCGGACCGGGCGTCCCGGCTGCGCCGCCACGGCGTTGAACCGCATCGAGGCGGTGGCACGCACCAGCCGCACGGCGTGGGCCGTCGCCACCCACCTCCTCGCCCAGGCACTCCTGGAGCCCGGGTCGGCCGGCACGGACGGCCGCTACCGGGAGGCCATCGACCTGTTCGCCCGGACCGGGGTGCGGGTCTACCACGCCCGCGCACGCCTGACGTACGGGGAATGGCTGCGCCGCGAAGGCCGCCGCGCCGAGGCACGGGTCGAGCTCCGCGCCGCGCACGAGGCGCTGAGCGCGATCGGCGCGGACGCGTTCGCCGACCGGGCGGCTCGCGAACTGGTCGCCACCGGGGAACGTCCGCGTCGCGACGGGACGAGCCCGCTCGGGCTGCTCACCGCGCAGGAACGACTCATCGCCGGGAAGGTCGCCGCCGGCGAGACGTCCAGGGAAGTGGCCGCGACGCTGTTCCTCAGCCCCCGCACGATCGACACCCACCTGCGCAACGTCTACCGGAAGCTGGGCATCTCCTCCCGCCGCCAGCTCCGCGACCTGTCGCGCTGA